CAAAGCTTATGTAGATCAATTAGAGGATAAGCACTTGAAAATACTTGTTCCAGGAGCAGGCAATAGCCATGAAGCAGAATATTTGCACCAACAGGGTTTTACTAATGTAACAGTGATAGATATTGTGCAAGCCCCATTAGATAACCTCAAGTCAAGGTCTCCTGATTTTCCAGAAGCTCATTTACTACAAGGAGATTTCTTCGAGCTGGTAGGGCAATACGATTTAATTATTGAGCAAACTTTTTTTTGTGCACTTAACCCCAGTTTGCGGGAGAGTTATGTACAAAAAGTGAAATCATTGCTTAAACCTGAAGGTAAATTGGTAGGGGTATTGTTTTGTAACGTATTTTTAGATCGTACCGAGCCTCCCTTTGGAGCCACTGAGCAACAACACCAAGAGTATTTTTTGCCTCACTTTATAGCCAAGCATTTTGCCTCCTGTTACAACAGCATTGCACCAAGGCAGGGTGCCGAGTGGTTTATATGCTTGATCAATGATTGAGCAAAGCACCACCTGTAGAGCTAAAGCTTTCTTCATTTTCTTCTTAGGCAAAAAGCCGCAAGAGCAATACTTGCGGCTTTTTGCTTGGTCAACTTCACTATACTATATTACCTCAAAAAGCTCGTTAGTTTCTTTTCTTACTTTAGGTGCGTGTTGCGTTTGATCTTCTGCCGATCGGTATCCAATAGTAGCTACTACGGCTGCGCTGAGTCCTTGATCAGAAAGCCCTAAAATTTTATCGTAGTCAGCTGGTTCAAAACCCTCCATAGGACAAGCATCAATGTTTAGCTCGGCGGTGGCGGCAAGCAAGTTACCCAAAGCAATGTATGTTTGGCGGGCAGTCCATTCTTGTATTTCCTGGGTTGTTTTTTCGCCCAGTTTACCCTTCATAAAATCTGCATATCCTTTGAGGTCTTCTACTTTCATACCTACTGAAGTAGCTTTGCGCTGAAGGTAATCGTCTAAGTGTGCATCTTGTACTTCATTGTAGTTACAAAAAACCACCACTTGTGAGGCATCAGTAATTTGGGTTTGTCCCCAGGAAGCCGCCTTGAGTTTTTCCCTTACTTCAGCATCTTCAATAATGAGAACTTTGTATAACTGTAGACCATAAGACGAAGCTGACAAGCGTACTGCTTCTTTGATTTTTTCTAAGTGTTCAGCACTAATTTTTTTGCTGGCGTCAAATTTTTTGGTGGCATACCGCCACTCTAGATTTTTTATCAATTCCATTAGATAGTGATTATTGTCTTGTGTTTGTTACTTTTGCCAAATCTATGGAACCTTATTTTTACTTTGCCTTAATGAAATGTTAATTTTTGAAAATTGTTGATTGCGCAACTAATGTCTGGGTATTTATGAGGTTTTTGATATGAAAAATCTAAGATTACATCCAGAGTCAGTCATTATTTGGCAATAAAAAACCTCTTTTGCTCTAGAAAATGGTATAGAACAAAAGAGGGCTTGTCTGCTAATAAAATAGGTAGTCAATGGCGGGCTAATTCTTTACCACTTTTGCTGTTTTAGAGTGAGTTTTGGTGTTTATCTTGAGCGTGTATACCCCACTGGCAAGTTTACCTGGTTTGCCCCAATTATATTCAATGGGTGCTGTTGCCAAATGCTCATAAGCTACCAGTTTGCCGTTGGCGTCATACAAGTGCATTTGAACGCTCTTGCCCCGATAGCTTGGCTTAAACACGATGCGCAAGGCCTGAGAGCCATCTAAGGGGTTGGGCGAAAAACTAAAGCTACCATCAGTGGCTTTGGTCAACGCAGTAGGGTTAGTGGCAATTGCCTGTGCCCGGTTAAAGTTGGGGATACCATAGCCCAGTAAACTGTCGGGTTTGGCAGCCTGGTTTGCCGAGCGTTGCAGGTAGTCAATAATTTGCATGTTGGTAAGCGTTGGGTTTGCCTGCCAAAACCCCGCTGCCAGCCCAGTCAGG
This sequence is a window from Microscilla marina ATCC 23134. Protein-coding genes within it:
- a CDS encoding NAD(P)H-dependent oxidoreductase: MELIKNLEWRYATKKFDASKKISAEHLEKIKEAVRLSASSYGLQLYKVLIIEDAEVREKLKAASWGQTQITDASQVVVFCNYNEVQDAHLDDYLQRKATSVGMKVEDLKGYADFMKGKLGEKTTQEIQEWTARQTYIALGNLLAATAELNIDACPMEGFEPADYDKILGLSDQGLSAAVVATIGYRSAEDQTQHAPKVRKETNELFEVI
- a CDS encoding methyltransferase domain-containing protein; the protein is MHTTLDKDFWSNRYQAQDTGWDAGSITTPIKAYVDQLEDKHLKILVPGAGNSHEAEYLHQQGFTNVTVIDIVQAPLDNLKSRSPDFPEAHLLQGDFFELVGQYDLIIEQTFFCALNPSLRESYVQKVKSLLKPEGKLVGVLFCNVFLDRTEPPFGATEQQHQEYFLPHFIAKHFASCYNSIAPRQGAEWFICLIND